A region from the Benincasa hispida cultivar B227 chromosome 12, ASM972705v1, whole genome shotgun sequence genome encodes:
- the LOC120067439 gene encoding uncharacterized protein LOC120067439: MATSWSCFEDFNVIHSSSEDFGGYPSLREMEEFDGALLEADLVELEMTGNWFTWTSKIQGNGILRRLDHCLSNEAWKVAFPYSEVRVGQWGISDHNPLLVSTGETRSRPPPTFRYFSHWAEAEGFIDIISFVQNLKAVKRVLRASFGRHISVLADEVRAARQVMEVSQMKIERDPNLDSVCVETARATEVFWSVARLEEASLRQKVRVSCSGLFTVVDAGETRQMVHDRVARVAVDFFRGYLRSQPVGYRDLTARIEDIVQFSWSEEGVEALGRPMSWDEIKKALFSMKSGKAPGMMGFQLIFTELLGMGLGMISMMLC; the protein is encoded by the exons ATGGCAACTTCTTGGAGTTGTTTTGAGGATTTTAATGTTATTCATAGTAGTTCGGAGGATTTTGGTGGTTACCCTAGCTTGAGGGAGATGGAGGAGTTTGATGGGGCGTTATTGGAGGCGGATCTGGTTGAGTTGGAAATGACGGGTAACTGGTTTACTTGGACTAGTAAAATTCAGGGAAATGGTATCTTGCGTCGGTTGGACCATTGCTTGTCAAATGAGGCGTGGAAGGTAGCTTTTCCGTATTCGGAGGTTAGGGTTGGTCAGTGGGGAATTTCTGATCATAACCCTCTTCTGGTGTCTACAGGGGAGACAAGAAGTAGGCCGCCTCCCACTTTTCGTTATTTTTCGCATTGGGCGGAGGCTGAGGGTTTTATTGATATTATCAG CTTTGTGCAAAATTTGAAGGCAGTGAAGAGAGTTTTACGTGCTTCGTTTGGGAGGCATATCTCTGTGTTAGCTGATGAGGTGAGGGCGGCTAGGCAGGTTATGGAGGTTTCTCAGATGAAGATAGAAAGGGATCCTAATTTAGATTCGGTGTGTGTAGAGACGGCTCGGGCCACTGAGGTGTTCTGGTCAGTGGCGAGATTGGAGGAGGCGTCGCTCCGACAGAAGGTCAGGGTGAG CTGCAGTGGTTTATTTACAGTCGTGGATGCTGGGGAGACTCGCCAGATGGTGCATGACAGGGTGGCAAGGGTGGCAGTAGATTTCTTTCGGGGTTATTTAAGGTCTCAACCAGTGGGGTATAGGGATCTTACTGCCCGAATTGAGGATATTGTGCAATTCAGCTGGTCTGAGGAGGGGGTGGAGGCGCTTGGTCGCCCAATGAGTTGGGATGAGATTAAGAAGGCTTTATTCTCGATGAAGTCTGGGAAGGCTCCTGGCATGAtgggttttcaattgatttttaCAGAGCTGCTTGGAATGGGGTTGGGGATGATTTCTATGATGCTGTGCTGA